GCAGGCCCGGCCCGAACCGGCCGTCGACCAGCAGCGCCCACACGTTTCCGAACGAGACCTGCCCGATCAGATCCTCGATGTCGACCCCGCGATAGCGCAGCGCGCCGCCCTCACGGTCAGGTTCGGCGATCTCGGTCTCGAAGGCGACGACGCCCTCCAGCCCGGGTTTGAAATCAGCCATGTCGCTCTCCTGGATCTGGTCGGTGCGCCCGATCGGCTCATCCGGCCCGATTGGCCGAGCGCCTTAGGCGACCCTCAGGGATGTGTTCGGAACATACTGCCTGCTGAGTAAGGGATACGCGACCCGCTGCGACTGTGCTGCACGCGACATCCCCGGATGCGCAATCTCCGCGCCCCTCGGTGAGACTGGGCGGTGCGGGCTGGTCAGCGCGGGAGGGCGCTGGCAGGGTCGCCGAGAAGGAGTGGGGACGTGACGGGTGACACACCCGCCCCGGCCGCGATGCGTAACGAGTACGCCGCGGACCGGGGCCTGACCGAGGTTGACCTGGCCGCCGACTGGCACACCCAGTTCGACCGCTGGTTCGCCGACGCGGTGGCCTTCGGGCTACCCGAACCGAACGCGATGGTGGTGGGCACCGCCGACCCGGCCGGCCGGCCGAGCGGACGGACCGTGCTGCTGAAGGGGTACGACCCCGAGGGCTTCGTCTTCTTCACCAACCACCTGTCGCGCAAGGGCGTGGAGGCGTCCGCCAACCCGTACGCCAGCCTGGTCTTCCCGTGGTTTCCCATGCAGCGTCAGGTGGTGGTCGGCGGGCGGATCGCGCACGTCGACCGCGCGACGAGCGAGGCGTACTTCGCCAGCCGGCCGCGCGGCTCCCAACTGGGAGCCTGGGCGAGCCCGCAGTCGCAGGTGGTGCCGGGCCGAACCGAGCTGGAGGAGCGCTACCGGGCGGTGGCCGAGCGGTTCGCCGACGAGGCCGTGATCCCCGCCCCGCCGCACTGGGGTGGGTTGCGGGTCCAACCTGATTCGGTGGAGTTCTGGCAGGGCCGGGCCGGCCGGTTGCACGACCGACTCCGCTTCCGCCGCCTCGATGAGGGCGGCTGGATCGTCGAGCGGTTGGCGCCGTGACGGGTGTGCAGGAGGCTCGGCCGCGCGGAGCGCGCCGCTGGGCGCTCGACGTACGTCCGCTGCGCGTGCCGGCGTACCGACGGCTCTGGCTCGGCAACACCGTGGCGATGTTCGGCTTCCAGTTCACCGCCGTCGCGGTACCGGTGGAGATGTACGCCCTGACCCGGGACTCGTTCTGGGTCGGCCTGCTGGGCGTCGCGGCCTTCGTACCGTTGCTGATCTTCGGGCTCTGGGGCGGCGCAATCGCCGACGCCCGCGACCGCCGTGCGGTGCTGCTCGGCGGGTCGGTGCTGCTCTGGGCGTCCACCCTCGGGCTGCTGGTCCAGGCACTGCTGGACGTGGGCAGCCCGGTGCTGCTGTTGGCGCTGATGGCGTTGCAGTCGGTGGCGTTCGCGATCAGCTCGCCGGCCCGCAGTGCCATGTTGCCCCGGCTGGTGCCGGACGATCTGGTGCCGGCCGCCACCACGCTGAACTACACGACCTTCACCGCGGCCTCGGTCGCTGGACCGCTCGCCGCCGGTCTGATCCTCGCCGCCTCGCCGGACACCGCAGTGGTCCTGCCGATCGCGTACGGGGTGGACGCTCTGCTGTTCACCGCGATGCTCTGGGCAGCGTTGCGCCTGCCCGCGCTGCCGCCCGAGCCGACCTCCGACGGCGAGCCCCGTCGCGCTGGCCTGGCCAGCGTGATCGACGGGTTCCGCTACCTGGCCACCACGCCGGTGCTGCTGCTGTCCTTCGGGGTGGACCTGATCGCGATGATCCTGGCCATGCCGCGGGCGCTCTTCCCGGAGATCGCCCACGAACGGTTCGGCGGCGGTGGTGCGGTCGGTCTGCTCTACAGCGCCATCGCGATCGGCTCGATGATCGGCGGGCTGACCTCCGGCTGGATCGGTCGGCTCCGCCGGCAAGGGCTCGGCCTGGTGGTTGCGGTGGTCGCCTGGGGACTGGCGATCGCCGCCGCCGGGTTGGCCCACCAGCTCTGGCTGATGGTCCTGCTGCTCGCCGTGGCCGGTGCCGCCGACCTGGTCAGCGCGGTGCTGCGCCAGTCGATGCTGCTGGTCTACGCACCGGACCGGATGCGCGGCCGGCTGCAGGGCGTCAACACCGTCGTGGTGGCGGGTGGCCCGCGCCTGGGCGATCTGCGGGCCGGCACCATGGCCGCCGGGTTCGGCGGCGGGGTGGCCTGGGTGGCCGGCGGGCTCGCGTCGGCGGTGCTCGTGGTGGTGCTCGCGGTCGCTTTCCCGGCACTGCTGCGCTACCGGGCCGCGGCGGCGTCGAGCGGCGACCGGACGTGACCGGTTAGGGTCGCCGACATGGAAAGCCCCGATCAGCGCCCGTTCTCCGGCGCCCAGTGGACCATCTCCGCCGCTGGCCACGAGGCCGTCATCGTGGAGGTGGGCGGTGGGCTTCGGACGTACCGGCACGACGGTGTCGACCTGGTCGACGGGTACCAGACCGACGAGGTCTGCCCCGGCTGCGCCGGGCAGGTGCTGGCACCCTGGCCGAACCGGATCCGCGATGGCCGCTACCCGTTCGGCGAGCGGACGCACCAGCTCCCGCTGACCGAGCCGGAGCGGCACGTGGCCATCCACGGGCTGGTCAACTGGGTGCCGTGGCGTCTGGTGGAGCAGTCCGAGGACGCGGTGACGGTCGGGTACGACCTTCCGCCGCAGCCTGGCTACCCGTGGCCGTTGCGGCTGCTCAGCCGGTGGAGCGTCGGCGCGGACGGCCTGCGCGCCGAGCACGAGGTGACCAACATCGGTGGCGAGGCCGCGCCGTTCGGCTTCTCCGTGCACCCGTACCTGCAACTGCCGGGCGTCGCGGTCGACGACCTGGTCATGCGGCTGCCGAGCCGTACCCGGCTGTTGGTGGACGGCCGGTTGCTGCCGGTCGGCGCGACCCCGGTGGCCAGCACCGAGTACGACTGGACCAGCCCGCGCCGGATCGGCGCCGCCGAGCTGGACCTCTGCTTCGGTCAGGTGATCCGCGAC
The window above is part of the Micromonospora sp. LH3U1 genome. Proteins encoded here:
- the pdxH gene encoding pyridoxamine 5'-phosphate oxidase, producing MRNEYAADRGLTEVDLAADWHTQFDRWFADAVAFGLPEPNAMVVGTADPAGRPSGRTVLLKGYDPEGFVFFTNHLSRKGVEASANPYASLVFPWFPMQRQVVVGGRIAHVDRATSEAYFASRPRGSQLGAWASPQSQVVPGRTELEERYRAVAERFADEAVIPAPPHWGGLRVQPDSVEFWQGRAGRLHDRLRFRRLDEGGWIVERLAP
- a CDS encoding MFS transporter; translation: MTGVQEARPRGARRWALDVRPLRVPAYRRLWLGNTVAMFGFQFTAVAVPVEMYALTRDSFWVGLLGVAAFVPLLIFGLWGGAIADARDRRAVLLGGSVLLWASTLGLLVQALLDVGSPVLLLALMALQSVAFAISSPARSAMLPRLVPDDLVPAATTLNYTTFTAASVAGPLAAGLILAASPDTAVVLPIAYGVDALLFTAMLWAALRLPALPPEPTSDGEPRRAGLASVIDGFRYLATTPVLLLSFGVDLIAMILAMPRALFPEIAHERFGGGGAVGLLYSAIAIGSMIGGLTSGWIGRLRRQGLGLVVAVVAWGLAIAAAGLAHQLWLMVLLLAVAGAADLVSAVLRQSMLLVYAPDRMRGRLQGVNTVVVAGGPRLGDLRAGTMAAGFGGGVAWVAGGLASAVLVVVLAVAFPALLRYRAAAASSGDRT
- a CDS encoding aldose 1-epimerase family protein, encoding MESPDQRPFSGAQWTISAAGHEAVIVEVGGGLRTYRHDGVDLVDGYQTDEVCPGCAGQVLAPWPNRIRDGRYPFGERTHQLPLTEPERHVAIHGLVNWVPWRLVEQSEDAVTVGYDLPPQPGYPWPLRLLSRWSVGADGLRAEHEVTNIGGEAAPFGFSVHPYLQLPGVAVDDLVMRLPSRTRLLVDGRLLPVGATPVASTEYDWTSPRRIGAAELDLCFGQVIRDADGGSAVSLSAPDGSAGVSIWADAEFGWWQVFTGDALTGERHRRSVAIEPMTCPPDAFRSGKDVLTLKPGTTWRGAWGIRPGA